The following are encoded together in the Kribbella sp. CA-293567 genome:
- a CDS encoding FMN reductase, which translates to MTQPAMAERTIAVVSAGLTTPSSTRLLADRLTAAVRDQLDGRGTPYRVVVVELRDIAHELTNNLLTGFPSRELAAVLESVVRADALIAVTPTFSASYNGLFKTFFDVLDDQALSGKPVLLGATGGTERHSLVLDYALRPLFVYLKAIVMPTGVYAASSDWGTGAGKLHPRIDRAAAELVDAIGNERRAAVDPFSHPTSFEDLLNS; encoded by the coding sequence ATGACCCAGCCTGCAATGGCGGAGCGCACCATCGCCGTGGTGAGCGCGGGCCTGACGACGCCGTCGTCGACTCGCTTGCTCGCCGACCGGTTGACCGCCGCCGTTCGCGACCAGCTGGACGGCCGCGGTACGCCGTACCGGGTGGTGGTCGTCGAACTGCGCGACATCGCTCACGAGCTGACGAACAACCTGCTCACCGGCTTCCCGTCGAGGGAACTCGCCGCCGTACTGGAGTCGGTCGTCCGCGCCGACGCGCTGATCGCCGTGACGCCGACCTTCAGCGCGTCGTACAACGGGCTGTTCAAGACCTTCTTCGACGTACTGGACGACCAGGCCCTGTCCGGCAAGCCGGTGCTGCTCGGCGCCACCGGCGGCACCGAGCGGCACTCGCTGGTCCTCGACTACGCCCTCCGCCCGCTCTTCGTCTACCTCAAGGCGATCGTGATGCCGACCGGCGTCTACGCCGCCTCCTCCGACTGGGGCACCGGCGCCGGCAAACTCCACCCCAGGATCGACCGTGCCGCCGCGGAGCTGGTCGATGCCATCGGCAACGAACGCCGGGCGGCGGTGGACCCGTTCTCCCACCCGACCTCGTTCGAGGATCTGCTCAACAGCTGA
- a CDS encoding class I SAM-dependent DNA methyltransferase: protein MSAVPIDQPADLDLVRASYDRVADNYVEMNLTDVNAYPWLRTAIDGFANAVQGLGPVLDVGCGPGDVTAYLAGRGLDVSGVDLSARMIEHARRRFPEQRFAVASATELELADSSYGGILGWWSLFNLPRDVLAQVLRSFARALVPGGHFIIATHLGDGERSRAEAYGGLPVTWTTHLWQPEPLWALLTAAGLSRVAELRVDQSVAGVPSLVLVAQR, encoded by the coding sequence ATGAGCGCCGTACCCATCGACCAGCCTGCCGACCTCGACCTCGTTCGTGCTTCCTACGATCGTGTCGCCGACAACTACGTCGAAATGAACCTCACGGACGTCAACGCGTACCCCTGGCTGCGGACGGCGATCGACGGCTTCGCGAACGCGGTGCAAGGGCTCGGGCCCGTGCTGGATGTCGGCTGCGGTCCCGGTGATGTCACCGCCTACCTGGCCGGGCGGGGTCTTGATGTCTCCGGGGTCGACCTGTCGGCCCGGATGATCGAGCACGCCCGCCGCCGGTTTCCCGAGCAGCGGTTCGCCGTCGCTTCGGCGACCGAACTGGAGTTGGCGGACTCGTCGTACGGCGGCATTCTCGGGTGGTGGTCGCTGTTCAACCTGCCGCGCGACGTCCTCGCGCAGGTCCTGCGGTCCTTCGCGCGGGCCTTGGTGCCGGGCGGGCACTTCATCATCGCCACCCACCTGGGTGACGGCGAGCGCAGCAGAGCCGAGGCGTACGGCGGCTTGCCGGTCACTTGGACCACCCACCTGTGGCAACCCGAACCGCTCTGGGCCCTGCTGACGGCGGCGGGCCTCAGCCGAGTGGCCGAGCTCCGCGTCGACCAGAGCGTGGCCGGCGTCCCGTCCCTGGTGCTGGTCGCGCAGCGGTGA
- a CDS encoding TetR/AcrR family transcriptional regulator, whose amino-acid sequence MSGKKAAAPDPARSLALLWGSHTKPGRSGLTVRAIVTAAIELADASGLEAVSMRLVAEQLKVGTMSLYTHVPGKGELTDLMFDSVYGDLYADVDEPARQPGGWRGALEFIARRNWELLVQHPWLHDVPAGRNALGPNITLKYEAELRPLDGLGLTDVEMDSTLALVLTHVLGTARAGAEQVRTQQDSGMSDEEWWLTTSPVLERYMAGVADRFPLAGRVGTSAGEAYQATMDPAHALTFGLTRILDGTALLIADRS is encoded by the coding sequence GTGAGCGGCAAGAAGGCCGCGGCACCTGATCCCGCGCGCAGTTTGGCCCTGCTCTGGGGCAGCCACACCAAGCCGGGGCGGTCCGGACTGACGGTGCGCGCGATCGTCACCGCCGCCATCGAACTGGCCGACGCCAGCGGGCTGGAGGCCGTCTCGATGCGGCTGGTCGCGGAGCAGCTGAAGGTCGGGACGATGTCGCTCTACACCCATGTGCCGGGCAAGGGTGAGCTGACCGACCTGATGTTCGACAGCGTCTACGGCGATCTGTACGCCGATGTGGACGAGCCCGCGCGGCAGCCCGGTGGTTGGCGGGGCGCGCTGGAGTTCATCGCCCGCCGGAACTGGGAGCTACTGGTCCAGCATCCGTGGCTTCACGACGTGCCGGCGGGACGCAACGCCCTGGGTCCGAACATCACCCTCAAGTACGAGGCCGAACTGCGGCCGCTGGACGGGCTCGGGCTGACCGACGTCGAGATGGACTCGACGCTGGCGCTGGTCCTCACCCATGTGCTGGGGACGGCTCGCGCGGGTGCGGAGCAGGTGCGGACCCAGCAGGACTCGGGCATGTCGGACGAGGAGTGGTGGCTGACCACCAGCCCGGTTCTCGAGCGCTACATGGCTGGAGTCGCCGATCGGTTCCCGCTGGCCGGGCGGGTCGGCACGTCGGCCGGCGAGGCCTACCAGGCGACCATGGATCCGGCGCATGCGCTGACTTTCGGGCTGACCCGCATCCTCGACGGCACGGCGCTGCTGATCGCCGACCGCAGCTAG
- a CDS encoding ATP-binding cassette domain-containing protein, protein MTTERVIEAFEVRKNYAGGKEGAGLNGFDLEVSAGTVTGLLGPNGAGKTTAVRILATLLRMDSGEARIAGYDVRHQGAEVRRTIGLVGQYAAVDEILTGKQNLVMFGRLNHLGHARATRRADELLERFGLTDSAMLPSSKYSGGMRRRLDLAASLIVAPKVLFVDEPTTGLDPAGRAEVWSAVRELVRGGTTVLLTTQYLDEADQLADRISMLREGKVVAEGTPDALKAQLGADWLDLELTTAADVPRILQLTERLTDGEIHVAGTKVSIPVKDRTRALIEVATLLQEARIEPEDITLRRPTLDEVFLHLTGDSASSPSYRPAETEVPA, encoded by the coding sequence GTGACGACGGAACGTGTGATCGAGGCGTTCGAGGTACGCAAGAACTACGCCGGGGGCAAGGAGGGGGCGGGGCTGAACGGGTTCGACCTGGAGGTGAGCGCCGGTACGGTGACCGGCCTGCTGGGACCGAACGGCGCGGGCAAGACCACGGCGGTGCGGATCCTCGCGACGCTGCTCAGGATGGATTCCGGCGAGGCACGGATCGCCGGGTACGACGTACGCCACCAGGGCGCCGAGGTCAGGCGCACCATCGGCCTGGTCGGCCAGTACGCCGCGGTCGACGAGATCCTCACCGGGAAGCAGAACCTGGTGATGTTCGGGCGGCTCAACCATCTGGGCCACGCCAGAGCGACTCGCCGGGCCGACGAGCTGCTCGAGCGGTTCGGCCTGACCGACTCGGCGATGCTGCCGTCGTCGAAGTACTCCGGTGGCATGCGCCGGCGGCTCGACCTGGCCGCGAGCCTGATCGTCGCGCCCAAGGTGTTGTTCGTCGACGAACCGACGACCGGGCTCGACCCGGCGGGGCGCGCTGAGGTGTGGTCCGCCGTGCGTGAGCTGGTCAGGGGCGGGACGACGGTGCTGCTGACCACCCAGTACCTCGACGAGGCCGATCAGCTCGCCGACCGGATCTCGATGCTCAGGGAGGGGAAGGTCGTTGCCGAGGGCACGCCGGATGCGCTGAAGGCCCAACTGGGTGCCGACTGGCTGGACCTGGAGCTGACGACGGCCGCCGACGTACCGCGGATCCTGCAGCTCACCGAGCGGCTGACCGACGGCGAGATCCACGTCGCCGGGACGAAGGTCAGCATCCCGGTGAAGGACCGCACCCGAGCACTGATCGAAGTGGCCACCTTGTTGCAGGAGGCGAGGATCGAACCGGAGGACATCACCTTGCGCAGACCGACCCTGGACGAGGTCTTCCTGCACCTGACCGGCGACTCGGCGAGCAGCCCGAGCTACCGGCCGGCCGAGACGGAGGTGCCGGCATGA
- a CDS encoding ABC transporter permease, with translation MTALGWALADGWTIARRALLHWRMQPGLVIFGWLFPVLMLLMFGALLGGAMETPAGESYYELLVPGIFALSMLFGLESTMTAVTNDVAKGVTDRFRSLPMSSSAVVLGRCIADLLDSVVSLIVLTGAGLALGWRWHGSVLEALAAFGLLLLLRFALLWIGIFIGLSVKNAQSIVAIQVGVWPIGFLSSAFVATSTMPGWLGTIAQWNPLSGTATAARSLFGNPDPSTASWIGEHAIAAAIIGPLLLTAVFLPLSAARFRRLSS, from the coding sequence ATGACGGCGCTCGGCTGGGCCCTCGCGGACGGCTGGACGATCGCCCGCCGCGCTTTGCTGCACTGGCGGATGCAGCCCGGACTGGTGATCTTCGGCTGGCTCTTCCCGGTCCTGATGCTGCTGATGTTCGGCGCCCTGCTGGGCGGCGCGATGGAGACCCCGGCCGGCGAGTCGTACTACGAACTGCTGGTGCCGGGCATCTTCGCGCTGTCGATGCTGTTCGGGCTCGAGTCAACGATGACCGCGGTGACCAACGACGTGGCCAAGGGCGTCACCGACCGGTTCCGCTCGTTGCCGATGAGTTCGTCCGCGGTCGTGCTCGGCCGGTGCATCGCCGACCTGCTCGACTCGGTCGTCAGCCTGATCGTGCTGACCGGCGCCGGGCTCGCGCTGGGCTGGCGCTGGCACGGCAGCGTGCTGGAGGCGCTGGCCGCGTTCGGGCTGCTCCTGCTGCTGCGGTTCGCGTTGCTCTGGATCGGGATCTTCATCGGGCTGTCGGTGAAGAACGCGCAGAGCATCGTCGCCATCCAGGTCGGGGTCTGGCCGATCGGGTTCCTGTCCAGCGCGTTCGTCGCCACCTCGACGATGCCCGGCTGGCTCGGAACGATCGCCCAGTGGAACCCGCTGTCGGGAACGGCGACCGCGGCCCGGTCGCTGTTCGGCAACCCGGATCCGTCGACGGCGTCCTGGATCGGGGAGCATGCGATCGCCGCCGCGATCATCGGGCCACTGCTGCTCACGGCGGTCTTCCTGCCGCTGTCGGCGGCCCGGTTCCGGCGGTTGTCAAGCTGA
- a CDS encoding FkbM family methyltransferase produces MDYRDGFVRRAAWAVPRAAGRSISADAARRLARVIGSAEGRTEAGVLRVAHRISPRVADLNPELAKISPQWATTDIAVRRHGLHWRLDLRDNLQAVLYYAGRYEPAVARFLRAELKPGDVVLDIGANIGLHSLGAAKQLRDLGGEGRVIAFEPAADSLDKLRAAAERNQLADLITLVPAALGERKHHAALHADSRYDPADSGVRSLQADGEVVQDVPVIRLDDWVREHSLDRLDVVKLDVEGSEAAALGGASRTLIRLQPRAVLVEDKRPDLRRRLHAVLDELGYRSTGATFDHNTLFRPDRRDDNEVTRRHSVR; encoded by the coding sequence ATGGACTACCGCGATGGTTTCGTCCGCCGGGCGGCGTGGGCAGTGCCCCGCGCCGCCGGGCGGTCGATCAGCGCGGACGCGGCGCGCCGGCTCGCGCGGGTGATCGGCTCCGCCGAGGGCCGGACCGAGGCCGGCGTACTCCGCGTCGCCCATCGCATCTCGCCGCGAGTGGCAGACCTCAACCCTGAGCTGGCCAAGATCTCGCCGCAGTGGGCCACCACCGACATCGCCGTACGCCGGCACGGGCTGCACTGGCGACTCGACCTGCGCGACAACCTGCAGGCGGTCCTGTACTACGCCGGTCGCTACGAGCCGGCCGTCGCCCGCTTCCTCCGGGCCGAGCTCAAGCCTGGCGACGTAGTCCTGGACATCGGCGCCAACATCGGCCTGCACAGCCTCGGAGCAGCGAAACAACTGCGCGACCTGGGCGGCGAGGGCCGGGTCATCGCCTTCGAACCAGCCGCCGACTCGCTGGACAAGCTACGCGCTGCCGCCGAGCGCAACCAGCTGGCCGACCTCATCACACTCGTGCCGGCGGCTCTCGGCGAGCGCAAGCACCATGCCGCCCTGCACGCCGACTCCCGCTACGATCCGGCCGATTCAGGGGTCAGGTCGTTGCAGGCGGACGGCGAGGTCGTCCAGGACGTGCCGGTCATCCGCCTGGACGACTGGGTCCGCGAGCACTCGCTGGACCGCCTCGACGTGGTCAAGCTCGACGTCGAGGGCTCGGAGGCCGCCGCACTCGGCGGCGCGAGCAGAACGCTGATCCGGCTGCAGCCGCGCGCAGTACTGGTCGAGGACAAGCGCCCCGACCTCAGACGGCGACTGCACGCAGTACTGGACGAACTCGGCTACCGCTCGACCGGAGCCACCTTCGACCACAACACCCTCTTCCGCCCCGACCGCCGCGACGACAACGAGGTCACCCGCCGCCATTCCGTGCGCTGA
- a CDS encoding SDR family NAD(P)-dependent oxidoreductase, which produces MAFLDFTGQVVLVTGASSGIGAAAAVGFAEAGATVAVHYHQNEEGARHTANAVSTAGGTVSVHQGDLAGVESAGLLVDEVLAKHGRIDVLVNNAGDLVRRAAVVDVPDDEFHRIMDVNLTSVFAMSRRIVPVLRAQGGGAIVNVTSIAGRHGGGGGSVVYATSKGAVSTFTRGLAKELAPDGIRVNAISPGVIRTPFHDRHTGEEQLKAMLATIPMGRTGTPHECVGTILYLASDRMSSYVTGQLIEVNGGQLMP; this is translated from the coding sequence ATGGCGTTTCTTGATTTCACAGGTCAGGTCGTTCTGGTCACCGGGGCGAGCAGCGGAATCGGGGCTGCCGCGGCGGTGGGGTTCGCCGAGGCGGGAGCGACGGTTGCGGTGCATTACCACCAGAACGAGGAAGGGGCCCGGCACACGGCCAACGCCGTGAGTACCGCGGGCGGGACGGTGTCGGTGCACCAGGGCGACCTGGCCGGCGTCGAGTCTGCCGGGTTGCTGGTCGACGAGGTGCTCGCCAAGCACGGGCGGATCGACGTACTGGTGAACAACGCGGGCGATCTGGTCAGGCGCGCGGCGGTGGTCGACGTACCGGACGACGAGTTCCACCGGATCATGGACGTCAACCTGACCTCGGTCTTCGCGATGAGCCGCCGGATCGTGCCGGTACTGCGGGCGCAGGGTGGCGGCGCGATCGTCAACGTCACCTCGATCGCCGGCCGGCACGGCGGAGGCGGCGGCTCGGTCGTCTACGCGACCAGCAAGGGCGCGGTCAGCACCTTCACCCGCGGCCTGGCGAAGGAGTTGGCGCCCGACGGCATCCGCGTCAACGCGATCTCGCCCGGCGTGATCCGCACGCCGTTCCACGACCGGCACACCGGCGAGGAGCAGCTGAAGGCGATGCTGGCCACCATCCCGATGGGCCGCACCGGCACCCCGCACGAATGCGTCGGTACCATCCTCTACCTCGCCTCGGACCGGATGAGCAGCTATGTCACCGGCCAGCTCATCGAGGTCAACGGCGGCCAACTGATGCCGTGA
- a CDS encoding GNAT family N-acetyltransferase produces the protein MGYDLASLDLRRWRVADALRLTEAHQAPDMADQGGIQDTASAVDWIGRVADLDNGHVYAVADADDHPVGCVAVTNIDRHQVGWTWYWTISDIRGQGVARDSLRALVDWAHHDAGLYRLELGHRTNNPASCGVAASAGFLFEGLERQRLSYDGTRFDVERHARLASDPLQTPERPVTITT, from the coding sequence ATGGGTTATGACCTGGCGAGTCTGGATCTGCGGCGGTGGCGGGTGGCCGACGCGTTGCGGTTGACCGAAGCGCATCAGGCGCCTGACATGGCCGATCAGGGCGGCATCCAGGACACCGCGAGCGCGGTCGACTGGATCGGCCGGGTGGCGGACCTCGACAACGGCCACGTGTACGCCGTGGCGGATGCGGACGACCACCCCGTCGGTTGTGTCGCGGTCACCAACATCGACCGCCACCAGGTCGGCTGGACGTGGTACTGGACCATCTCCGACATCCGCGGTCAGGGCGTCGCCCGCGACTCGCTGCGCGCGCTGGTCGACTGGGCCCACCACGACGCCGGCCTCTACCGGCTGGAGCTCGGCCACCGCACCAACAACCCGGCCTCCTGCGGCGTCGCCGCGAGCGCGGGTTTCCTCTTCGAAGGCCTCGAACGCCAGCGGCTCAGCTACGACGGCACCCGCTTCGACGTCGAGCGGCACGCCCGCCTGGCCTCCGACCCGCTCCAGACCCCTGAACGACCGGTCACCATCACCACCTGA
- a CDS encoding DUF72 domain-containing protein, whose protein sequence is MERWADTPYRVGISGWRYPPWRKVFYPDGLPQRAELQYASSRLNSIELNGSFYSLQRPTSYQRWYDETPPGFVFSVKGPRFVTHLKKLADVEAPLANFFASGVLALAEKLGPVLWQLPPTLGYDPDRLTAFFNLLPRSTDAAVEVAKGHDERMKDRNLLSCPVQQPLRHALEIRHSSYENPEFLQLLREHDIAVVCADTAGKWPMMDSVTTDFGYVRLHGAEELYVSGYDDDALDSWAEKIQSWKRNVYVYFDNDVKVRAPFDAEALATRLGIR, encoded by the coding sequence ATGGAGCGCTGGGCGGATACGCCGTACCGGGTGGGGATCTCCGGTTGGCGCTATCCGCCCTGGCGCAAGGTGTTCTACCCCGACGGACTGCCGCAACGTGCCGAGCTGCAGTACGCCTCCAGCCGGCTCAACTCGATCGAGCTGAACGGCTCGTTCTACTCGCTGCAGCGGCCCACGTCGTACCAGCGCTGGTACGACGAAACGCCACCCGGCTTCGTCTTCTCGGTCAAGGGCCCGCGCTTCGTCACCCATCTGAAGAAGCTGGCCGACGTGGAGGCGCCGCTGGCGAACTTCTTCGCCTCGGGCGTTCTCGCGCTCGCGGAGAAGCTCGGTCCGGTCCTGTGGCAACTGCCCCCGACGCTCGGCTACGACCCCGACCGGCTGACCGCGTTCTTCAACTTGTTGCCTAGGTCAACTGATGCGGCAGTAGAAGTTGCCAAAGGCCACGACGAGCGGATGAAGGACCGGAACCTGCTTTCCTGTCCGGTGCAGCAGCCGCTGCGGCACGCGCTGGAGATCCGGCATTCGTCGTACGAGAATCCGGAGTTCCTGCAGTTGCTGCGGGAGCACGACATCGCGGTGGTCTGCGCGGACACCGCGGGGAAGTGGCCGATGATGGACTCCGTCACGACCGACTTCGGCTACGTCCGGCTGCACGGCGCCGAGGAGCTCTATGTGAGCGGCTACGACGACGACGCGCTCGACTCCTGGGCGGAGAAGATCCAGTCCTGGAAGAGGAACGTCTACGTCTACTTCGACAACGACGTCAAGGTGCGCGCACCGTTCGACGCCGAGGCCCTGGCCACGCGACTGGGAATCAGATGA